The genomic stretch TCTTTAATATATCCACAATACGTAAAAAAAGAGCCAGTTGTTACAATCAATATAAGTAACTTTAAAATAACAATACTTGGAGATGTAAACTCTCCGGGAGTAATAGATGTTGAAAAAGATAAAATTAATATTCTTGAAGCATTGGCTCAAGCAGGAGACTTAAATATTACAGGAAGAAGAAATAATGTAATGTTAATTAGAACTCAAGATGATGGATCAAGAGAGATATATCGTTACGATTTAAATGATAAATATCTATTATTCTCTCCATATTTTAATTTAAGACAGAATGATATGATATATGTTGAGCAAAACCGCTCAAAAACTCGTAATGCATTTACATTGCCAACAGTAGTTACATTCTCGTTAAGTATGGTATCAACAGTTGTATCAATTGTTACTTTAATCAGAACATTTACAAGATAATAATATGGACAACAATAAATTATTCGCTAAAGACGAGGATCAAAATAAACTTGCCGATTTTAGAGAGATTCTTTTTACATATCTTGTATATTGGAAATGGTTTGTTTTGTGTGCAATCCTTTCAGTAGGATACACAGCATTTGATTTAGCACAAAAAAATGATGTTTATATGGTATCAACATCAATATTGATGAAGAACGACAGAAATAGTGGTTCAGCAGACAATATTATGATGGAGACATTAGGAATACGAACTAATAGAACAAACCTTGAAAATGAGACGGAAGTAATGCGTTCACGAGCCATAATGATGAAGGTCGTTATGGATCTGAAGGTACATACTTCTTACTTTCAGAAAAAAGGATTGAGAAGTTTTAATATATATGATTCAACACCAATATTATTAGATATCGATTCTACTGATGTAATGAATTTGCGTGGGCCCATTCGCATTGATGCTATCCCATCACTTCAAGAAGGTCTATATACCTTACTTGTTAATTATGGTGGTAAAACACAAACACATATATTAAAGAATGATCCTATTAATGTGCAAATTGGTGGTATATCATTACTCTTAACACGATTGAATGATGTATATATGCCTAAAGATGATATTGTTATTACAGTAGAATCTCCTCATGGCAAAGCAAGATACCTATCTCACTCAATTATTCCTGAGGTATTAACAGAGGGATCTACAATTCTAACAATGTCGTTACGTACTTATAATATTAAACAAGCAAAAGATATATTAGAGAAAGTAGTTTACTATTATAATGAATTAAGTGTTAACGAAAAAAATCAGGCTTTAATCAATACCGGTAAATTTATTGACGAACGTATATTAGCAATTGCTAAAGAGTTGGGCGACGTAGAGAAGGAGATAGAGACATATAAAAAAGATTATAAGCTAATCTCTCCTGAAGATAATGCCTCAACTGCACTTCAAGAGTCGTATAAATTACGTGATGAGTTGTCAAATGCAGACATGCAATTAAATTTAATTGATTATGTTGAAGAGTTTGTAAACGATCAATCAAATCAGTTCTCTATAATACCTGAAT from Bacteroidales bacterium encodes the following:
- a CDS encoding polysaccharide biosynthesis/export family protein, with amino-acid sequence MRNIFFFIVSLLLLVSCKEAKQVIYLKDAETLPVELLQQKTEPANVKIAVGDELTLKIESDDQESVAMFNREVVQSLDTQLTTSKSLDDNSYKVDINGNISLPVIGKVSVVGLTVYEAEQLIASLIYPQYVKKEPVVTINISNFKITILGDVNSPGVIDVEKDKINILEALAQAGDLNITGRRNNVMLIRTQDDGSREIYRYDLNDKYLLFSPYFNLRQNDMIYVEQNRSKTRNAFTLPTVVTFSLSMVSTVVSIVTLIRTFTR